The DNA window CCCTCGCCAAGTCGAGAACGCCGCCGAGATCGCGATGGAGCACAACCTCGGTCTGACGTGCGATCCGATCGGCGGGCTCGTGCAGATCCCGTGCATCGAACGCAATGCGATCGCAGCCTCGAAGGCTATCAATGCGGCGCGGATGGCCCTGTGGGGCGACGGCGAGCACCGCGTCTCGCTCGACCAGGTGATCACGACGATGCGCGACACAGGCGCAGACATGAGCCACAAGTACAAGGAGACGGCGCTGGGTGGCCTCGCCGTCAACGTGGTCGAGTGCTGACGGGGGCGAGTGTGACGGGCGGAGGGTCGACATGCTGAAGCGCACGGTCTTCGCGGGAGGTACCGTGTTCGACGGAGCCTCGACCTCACGGGTCGACGTCGCCGTGAGCGGTGACCGCATCGTCGACGTCGGAACCGGCCTGGACGGCGATGACGTCGTCGACTGCTCGGAGATGTCGATCGTTCCCGGGCTGTTCGACTGCCATGTGCACGTCATGGTGCGAGACCTCAACATCTCCCGTGCCGAGCAGGAGCCGTTCTCTCTCCAGTACTACGAGGCTCTGCGCAATCTATCGCTCCTCCTCGATCAGGGGATCACCTCGGCGCGCGATGCAGCCGGTGCGGACCTGGGCGTCAAGCGGGCGATCGAGCAGAAGCTCATCGAGGGGCCGCGCCTGCAGATCGCGCTCGTCATGCTGTCCCAAACCGGAGGCCACAGCGATCTGCACCTGCCCTCCGGCGGTAGCCGTTCGATGTCGATGATGATGCCGCACCCCGGGCGGCCGCGCGCGGTGCGCGACGGAGTAGACGACGTGCGCCGCGGTGTGCGAGAGGTGCTGCGCGCGGGGGCCGACACGATCAAGGTCGCAACCACCGGGGGTGTCATGTCGCCGGGGGACGATCCGCGACACGCGCACTTCCGCGACGACGAGCTTGAGGTGATCGCCGCCGAGGCAGCGGCCGCGGGGACCGACTTCTTTGCGCACGCGCAGGGCACCGAGGGGATCAAGGCGGCGCTCCGACACGGGGCGCGCTCGATCGAGCACGGGTATTACCTCGACGACGAGGCGATAGATCTCATGCTGCGCGCGGACGCTTGGCTCGTGCCGACGCTCTCGGCAACCCGCGCGATCGTCGACGCTGCCGACCGCGGCGTGCCGATCCCCGCCGAGAGCCTGGCACTCGCGCGTGAGGCTCTCGAGGCGCACCGGGCGAGTTTCGCTCGAGCGGTAGACGCGGGCGTCAAGATCGCGATGGGCACCGACTCCCCGCCCTACGCCCACCCCTCGGCGAGCAACCTCGACGAGTTGCAGCTCATGACCGAGGCATCGTCGATGACACCGCACGATGCGTGGCGGGCTGCAACCTCGAGTGCTGCCGCGTTGCTCCGGCAGGACGGCCTCGGCGCCATTGCCCCGGGGATGCTCGCCGATCTCGTCGTAGTGGACGGCAGCCTCGACGACCTGCGGGGACTGCGCGACCGCATCCGCCACGTGAGCCTCGGCGGGCAGCGCGTACGGTGACCTGAGGCAGCGCGTGAGAGGTGACGAACGTCGCGCCACGTCACGGCACGGCACGGCACGCGACTGCAGTCACCGGTTGCGACTGTGGTCGCCGCGTGTCCGCCAGGAACGCGGCGATCGCGCTCGCAGCGCGCGCGGGCTGGTCGTTCTCCCACGCGTGACCGGCCCCCGCGAGCACGAGGACATCGGCGTGTGTGATCTCCCCCGCCATCGCCAGCGCATCCTGGATCGGCACCACCGCATCATCGCGTCCGTGCACGACAAGGGTTCTCGCGACGATCGCAGCCAGACGCCCGCAGGTGTCGAAGGCACGCGTCGCCGCGAAGCGACGCATGAGCGCGTCGTTGCGGGCGGGCGCGCTTTGGAGGCCGCCATCCCCCGTGGCGGAGGCGGTTTCGCCCCGATCCCGCTGGTCATACGTGATCACGGTGAAAGCGGACACGAGGTGCGGCCGCAGTTCGGCGAAGAGCTCCTGCCCCACCTGCGGCCCGTGAACGAGGACGAGGGGAGGCCCGGCGCCCTCGACGCGGAATGATGTCACTCCGTCGTCGGTGGAGACACACGACGCTTCGCCTCCCGTCATCCGCGTTACCAGACCTTGCGCTGGCGGGCGTCGGCGACCAGGTCGGGGTCGGGAATGAGCGCCTTCGACGCCACCGTGGCGAGCGACTGCTGCGAGAAGTGGAAGCCGAAGTCCTCGGCGACGAGCTTGCGCCACGGGCGGTTGAGGATGTTGTGCGTCGCCCAGCGCGCGAACCGCGGGCGCTTCATGATGTCCCGCGCGAGCTGCCATGCCTTGGGTACG is part of the Micromonospora olivasterospora genome and encodes:
- a CDS encoding metal-dependent hydrolase family protein; amino-acid sequence: MLKRTVFAGGTVFDGASTSRVDVAVSGDRIVDVGTGLDGDDVVDCSEMSIVPGLFDCHVHVMVRDLNISRAEQEPFSLQYYEALRNLSLLLDQGITSARDAAGADLGVKRAIEQKLIEGPRLQIALVMLSQTGGHSDLHLPSGGSRSMSMMMPHPGRPRAVRDGVDDVRRGVREVLRAGADTIKVATTGGVMSPGDDPRHAHFRDDELEVIAAEAAAAGTDFFAHAQGTEGIKAALRHGARSIEHGYYLDDEAIDLMLRADAWLVPTLSATRAIVDAADRGVPIPAESLALAREALEAHRASFARAVDAGVKIAMGTDSPPYAHPSASNLDELQLMTEASSMTPHDAWRAATSSAAALLRQDGLGAIAPGMLADLVVVDGSLDDLRGLRDRIRHVSLGGQRVR
- a CDS encoding alpha/beta fold hydrolase — its product is MGQELFAELRPHLVSAFTVITYDQRDRGETASATGDGGLQSAPARNDALMRRFAATRAFDTCGRLAAIVARTLVVHGRDDAVVPIQDALAMAGEITHADVLVLAGAGHAWENDQPARAASAIAAFLADTRRPQSQPVTAVACRAVP